A single window of Rubripirellula lacrimiformis DNA harbors:
- a CDS encoding zinc ribbon domain-containing protein YjdM, with product MSQLPPCPACQSEFAYEDGILLVCPSCGHEWSPAEEAAKADEAAVKDANGNVLQSGDTIVVIKDLKVKGSSLVVKGGTKVKNIRLVDGDHDIDCKIDGVGAMSLKSEFVKKA from the coding sequence ATGAGCCAATTACCTCCCTGTCCTGCTTGTCAATCGGAATTCGCATACGAAGACGGCATCCTGTTGGTGTGTCCGTCGTGTGGTCATGAATGGTCACCGGCCGAAGAAGCCGCCAAGGCCGATGAAGCTGCGGTCAAAGACGCCAATGGAAATGTCTTGCAATCTGGCGATACGATCGTCGTCATCAAGGACCTGAAAGTCAAAGGTTCGTCACTGGTCGTCAAAGGCGGCACCAAGGTGAAGAACATTCGATTGGTCGACGGAGATCATGACATCGATTGTAAAATCGACGGTGTCGGTGCCATGTCGTTGAAGTCCGAATTCGTCAAGAAAGCTTAA
- a CDS encoding BLUF domain-containing protein — protein sequence MKSIDTEHGELKQLVYASTALVSFSDTEIGELVQRSRHKNETHQISGVLLYRDDAFFHVLEGPASSVSSLYERIASDTRHSGRILLANRVIERRNFGAWSLGFICDPERIARLPGFVDFFGNRDAKEHDLNAGPPKFTDLERDSLRIRLVLEGFHRGRWMLHANETTGDFAEPRSWQASRIEAVPSRSI from the coding sequence ATGAAATCAATTGATACTGAGCATGGCGAGCTGAAACAGCTGGTCTATGCCAGCACGGCACTCGTATCGTTCAGCGATACGGAAATTGGCGAACTCGTTCAACGTTCACGCCATAAAAACGAAACGCATCAAATTAGCGGCGTGTTGCTTTACCGCGACGATGCCTTTTTTCATGTGTTGGAAGGACCGGCAAGTTCGGTCAGCTCGCTTTACGAACGCATTGCCAGTGACACGCGACACAGCGGCAGGATTCTGTTGGCCAATCGTGTGATCGAGCGGCGGAATTTCGGTGCGTGGAGCCTGGGCTTCATCTGTGACCCTGAACGGATCGCTAGGCTGCCAGGTTTCGTCGATTTCTTTGGGAATCGCGATGCAAAGGAGCACGACTTGAATGCAGGTCCTCCCAAATTCACGGATCTTGAACGTGATTCGTTGCGGATTCGTCTGGTTCTAGAAGGCTTTCACCGCGGACGGTGGATGCTGCATGCGAACGAGACAACCGGTGACTTTGCCGAACCAAGGTCGTGGCAAGCAAGTAGAATCGAAGCGGTGCCAAGTCGTTCGATCTGA
- a CDS encoding GNAT family N-acetyltransferase, which translates to MQYAIEADLTADEFIDVLQRSTLAARRPVDSVATISKMLANADLIVTARNDRALLVGVARAMTDFAYCTYLSDLAVDVAFQSQGIGRSLIAAIHDAAGLDTRLILLAAPDAVTYYAHLSDSQGIGMHQHPSCWTIPPASDGPSGPS; encoded by the coding sequence ATGCAGTACGCGATCGAGGCGGATTTAACGGCGGATGAATTCATCGACGTGTTGCAGCGATCGACGCTGGCGGCGCGGCGACCGGTGGATAGCGTGGCGACAATTTCGAAGATGCTGGCGAATGCGGATTTGATCGTGACCGCCCGAAATGACCGTGCGCTGCTCGTGGGTGTCGCGCGTGCGATGACGGATTTCGCCTACTGCACTTATCTTTCCGATTTGGCGGTCGATGTCGCATTTCAGAGCCAGGGAATCGGCCGATCTCTGATTGCAGCGATCCATGATGCGGCGGGCTTGGATACTCGCCTGATTTTGCTTGCTGCTCCCGACGCGGTGACCTATTACGCCCATTTGTCGGATAGCCAAGGGATCGGGATGCATCAGCATCCGTCCTGCTGGACCATTCCGCCGGCCTCTGACGGTCCCAGCGGCCCCTCTTGA
- a CDS encoding tRNA-uridine aminocarboxypropyltransferase: MPAADSNNQPGETQAAPDFQPRCLRCFRPQKLCYCSLIPSVANRTDVLILQHRREREHPFNTARMVDMALDRCRLIVENNDVLARRMNEVTLADDAAVLYPGDDVPLLTDLPVDQRPSQLIVLDGTWHHTKTLMRDIPRLATLPRFKLAPPEPGRYRIRREPDDQALSTLEAVIAALADNEPETPGLALQLAELMQAFDRIIDQQIANPKSNWRVNSKRVPDANNVPKALRGTLENIVVAYGEQEQGDYRPASVRPKPRVRPPKSKVPPRPVYWVAQRLVTGERFEMVIQADCLGDEYFRDQIGLDDAKVGTAVSLDEFRESWQGFLRKHDTVVVRHPGTEKLITRNEVSPRHPCLVLKSIKADESADANAAAPMNDTRAAQRLANTIALTQHFSSLASMDADQQK, from the coding sequence GTGCCCGCCGCCGATTCAAACAATCAACCTGGGGAAACCCAGGCGGCACCTGACTTCCAGCCTCGTTGCCTGCGCTGTTTCCGGCCACAGAAACTGTGCTACTGCTCTCTGATTCCTTCGGTTGCCAATCGCACCGACGTGCTGATTTTGCAGCATCGGCGAGAACGCGAACATCCGTTCAACACCGCTCGGATGGTCGACATGGCGTTGGACCGTTGCCGATTGATCGTTGAAAACAACGACGTGTTGGCTCGGCGGATGAACGAAGTCACGCTGGCCGATGATGCGGCCGTTCTGTATCCCGGCGATGACGTGCCGCTGTTGACCGATTTGCCGGTCGATCAGCGTCCATCGCAATTGATTGTCTTGGACGGAACCTGGCACCACACCAAAACACTGATGCGGGACATTCCCCGCTTGGCGACGCTTCCCCGTTTCAAGTTGGCGCCACCCGAACCGGGACGATACCGAATCCGCCGTGAACCCGACGATCAGGCCCTTTCGACTTTGGAAGCGGTGATCGCTGCATTGGCGGACAACGAACCCGAGACGCCGGGACTTGCCTTGCAACTAGCCGAGTTGATGCAGGCGTTTGATCGAATCATCGACCAACAGATCGCCAATCCAAAATCCAATTGGCGCGTGAACTCCAAACGAGTCCCCGATGCCAACAACGTTCCTAAGGCACTGCGCGGCACTTTGGAAAACATCGTCGTCGCCTACGGTGAACAGGAACAGGGTGACTATCGACCGGCTTCCGTTCGGCCAAAGCCACGAGTCCGTCCGCCGAAGTCAAAAGTTCCTCCGCGGCCTGTCTATTGGGTCGCCCAACGTTTGGTGACAGGCGAACGTTTCGAAATGGTGATCCAGGCCGATTGCCTGGGCGACGAGTACTTTCGCGACCAGATCGGGCTCGACGATGCGAAGGTCGGCACCGCGGTGTCGTTGGACGAGTTTCGCGAATCGTGGCAAGGGTTCCTGCGAAAGCATGACACCGTGGTCGTTCGCCATCCGGGAACGGAAAAATTGATCACTCGAAACGAGGTGTCCCCGCGTCACCCATGCTTGGTTTTGAAGTCGATCAAGGCCGACGAGTCGGCCGACGCAAACGCCGCAGCGCCGATGAACGACACCCGCGCCGCACAACGATTGGCGAACACGATCGCGCTGACCCAACATTTTTCAAGCCTGGCATCCATGGATGCTGATCAGCAAAAGTGA
- a CDS encoding transglutaminase family protein, producing the protein MSNQSARYRITHQTHYSYSDQVAICQNQLRMQPRSGGRVTVHSSTMSIHPSPDSVFEHKDYFGNQVYSFAIEFLHRELKVVATSDVTVAAVDMPPETSTPEGSTFEGDVLWETIVEQALTTADTPLRVLEYRFDSARISASEIFAQYARQSFLPGRGILAATLDLTRRIHRDFKYDSSATEVNTPTDKAFELRAGVCQDFAHIEIACLRSLGIPARYVSGYLRTLPPPGKERMVGADESHAWLSVYAGSEHQWVGYDPTNACFVGTQHVPICVGRDYNDVSPMRGVVLGGGKPSLRVSVDVEPIDEPSAGVVPGAGLQQQNQPQQQSQQQQKSRQPPLQDPSSQRMFFFGDEGPVV; encoded by the coding sequence GTGTCCAATCAATCCGCCCGCTATCGAATCACCCACCAGACGCACTATTCGTATAGTGATCAGGTGGCGATTTGCCAGAACCAATTGCGGATGCAGCCGCGATCCGGTGGGCGTGTGACGGTGCATAGTTCCACGATGTCGATTCACCCGTCGCCCGACAGCGTGTTTGAACACAAGGATTACTTTGGCAACCAAGTCTATTCGTTCGCGATCGAGTTTTTACATCGGGAATTGAAGGTTGTGGCCACTAGCGATGTGACGGTCGCGGCGGTCGACATGCCTCCGGAAACGTCGACGCCCGAGGGCAGCACGTTCGAGGGAGACGTCCTTTGGGAAACCATTGTCGAACAGGCGCTTACGACCGCCGATACGCCTCTGCGAGTTCTGGAATATCGCTTCGATTCCGCTCGCATCTCGGCATCGGAAATCTTCGCCCAGTACGCACGTCAGTCGTTTTTGCCGGGCCGCGGGATCTTAGCTGCGACGTTGGATCTGACGCGCCGAATCCACCGCGACTTTAAATACGATTCGTCGGCGACCGAGGTCAACACACCCACCGATAAAGCGTTCGAACTACGGGCGGGGGTCTGCCAAGATTTCGCACATATCGAAATCGCTTGTCTGCGATCGTTGGGAATCCCGGCGCGCTATGTCAGCGGCTATCTAAGGACTTTGCCGCCCCCCGGGAAAGAACGGATGGTCGGTGCGGACGAATCGCATGCATGGCTAAGCGTGTACGCTGGTTCGGAGCATCAGTGGGTTGGTTATGATCCCACCAATGCATGTTTCGTTGGGACACAACACGTGCCGATCTGTGTCGGGCGCGATTACAACGACGTCAGCCCGATGCGTGGCGTGGTGTTGGGCGGTGGGAAACCTTCGCTGCGTGTCAGTGTGGATGTCGAACCGATTGATGAACCATCGGCCGGCGTGGTCCCCGGTGCTGGATTGCAGCAACAGAACCAACCTCAGCAACAGAGCCAACAGCAGCAGAAATCGAGACAACCACCTTTGCAAGATCCATCATCGCAGCGGATGTTCTTTTTTGGTGACGAGGGGCCGGTCGTTTGA
- a CDS encoding circularly permuted type 2 ATP-grasp protein — protein sequence MNATVTSNCSLSDYQPPADRYDECKTADGKIRPSWQLLAAHVEQLGLAGMNERESTIDQLLRENGTTFLVENENEGEGRQNRPWQLSPVPLVIDSESWKKVEAGLAQRTRLLEAVLGDLLGRQRLVKERIVPAELLAANPIFQRAYHGVPSFGGTRLHITATDMARAKDGAWWVVSDRTRAPSGLGYLLENRIITSRVFPRLVRQSNTRRLAHFFESLRVHLRSLAPAMRENPRVALLTPGVDSYREFEDAYLARYLGLTLVQGTDLAVRGGRLNLKTLGGLLSIEVLWRHISDRKCDPLELLPDSTEGVTGLLRAIRGGNLAVANAIGSVMAQIPALMPFLPGANRFFFGEDLKLPSVATYWCGGPKELQYVLDNLDTLAIRGAFAVTGTSPIHPQELSSEARSELVSAIKANPREYIAQERLPHSTTPVWNDGKWQPWHVALRCFQLQTERGVEVLPGALARLSPTERSLGRSAHSGQMAQDCWIASDHPVDSDATLLAPADAKIVLKRSGDELPSRVAEHLFWLGRYAERGEAIARLLRTTLTRLASENELHELPELPRLVAGLAAIGQIEPDYAIAPLEVSMPRLEDMLPASVMDAGQPRGLQSTIGSVIHNAMVVRDRLSIDAYRIIQRAEADLNAPLAERNIGRLIERMNGLIVDLLGFAGVLSESFTRTHAWQFLELGRRLERAYQTAELLSATLVPVGRGERAVCEAVLETSDSLMTYRSRYLNLVRVAPTLDLLVTDETNPRSIRFQLDEICRVLDQLPNSSSSVGLGHDEKLALELVHYLRMADPNDLSESGDADRRIKLQRLLDRMLEVLPELSNVIAARYLIHTGATQSLTGVLPPIIS from the coding sequence TTGAACGCTACCGTCACTTCGAACTGTTCGCTAAGCGATTACCAGCCGCCGGCGGATCGTTACGACGAGTGCAAAACCGCCGACGGGAAAATTCGACCCTCTTGGCAACTGTTGGCTGCACACGTTGAACAACTCGGATTGGCCGGGATGAACGAACGTGAATCGACGATCGATCAATTGCTGCGTGAAAACGGCACCACGTTCTTGGTGGAAAACGAGAACGAAGGCGAAGGACGCCAGAATCGTCCATGGCAACTTTCGCCAGTACCGCTGGTGATCGATTCGGAATCTTGGAAAAAGGTCGAAGCCGGTCTGGCGCAACGCACCCGATTGCTAGAGGCCGTCTTGGGGGACCTGCTTGGCCGCCAACGGCTGGTCAAAGAACGCATCGTTCCGGCGGAACTGTTAGCGGCCAACCCCATTTTCCAACGTGCCTATCACGGTGTGCCAAGTTTTGGTGGCACTCGGCTGCACATCACGGCAACCGATATGGCACGCGCCAAGGATGGAGCGTGGTGGGTTGTCAGCGATCGTACGCGTGCCCCCAGCGGGCTGGGGTACCTGCTGGAGAACCGGATCATCACCAGCCGCGTTTTCCCCAGGCTGGTGCGGCAAAGCAATACGCGACGTTTGGCGCATTTTTTCGAATCGTTGCGAGTGCATTTGCGATCGCTTGCACCGGCGATGCGAGAGAACCCTCGCGTTGCTTTGCTGACGCCCGGTGTCGACAGCTATCGCGAATTCGAAGACGCCTACCTGGCTCGGTACCTGGGACTGACGCTGGTCCAGGGAACCGACTTGGCCGTTCGCGGCGGTCGGCTGAATCTGAAGACCTTGGGTGGCCTGCTTTCGATCGAAGTCCTGTGGCGGCACATCTCGGATCGCAAATGTGATCCTTTGGAACTGTTGCCCGATTCGACCGAGGGTGTGACGGGGCTGTTGCGGGCGATCCGCGGTGGCAATCTGGCCGTCGCCAACGCGATCGGCAGCGTCATGGCTCAGATTCCTGCATTGATGCCGTTCCTGCCTGGGGCAAACCGATTCTTTTTCGGCGAAGATCTCAAGCTGCCTTCGGTCGCAACGTATTGGTGTGGCGGTCCTAAGGAATTGCAGTATGTCCTGGATAACCTGGACACGCTTGCGATTCGCGGTGCCTTCGCGGTGACGGGCACATCGCCGATCCACCCGCAGGAACTATCCAGCGAAGCCAGGTCTGAACTGGTATCGGCGATCAAAGCCAATCCGCGTGAATACATTGCGCAAGAAAGGTTGCCGCATAGCACGACGCCGGTCTGGAACGACGGCAAGTGGCAACCTTGGCATGTCGCTTTGCGTTGTTTTCAGTTGCAAACCGAAAGGGGCGTGGAAGTCCTTCCCGGTGCCTTGGCACGATTGAGCCCGACCGAAAGGTCGTTGGGACGGTCGGCCCACAGTGGTCAAATGGCCCAAGATTGTTGGATCGCTAGCGACCATCCGGTCGACAGCGATGCGACCTTGTTGGCGCCTGCGGATGCAAAGATTGTGTTGAAACGGTCTGGGGACGAACTGCCTAGCCGAGTCGCCGAACACCTGTTTTGGTTGGGACGTTATGCCGAGCGTGGCGAAGCGATCGCGCGGCTGTTGCGAACCACCTTGACTCGGCTGGCCAGCGAAAACGAACTGCACGAATTGCCCGAACTGCCACGGTTGGTGGCTGGGTTGGCCGCGATCGGTCAGATCGAACCGGACTATGCGATCGCGCCGTTGGAAGTGTCGATGCCGCGGCTGGAAGACATGTTGCCCGCATCGGTGATGGACGCCGGGCAACCACGTGGACTGCAAAGCACCATCGGATCCGTGATCCACAATGCGATGGTGGTTCGTGACCGCCTGTCCATCGATGCCTATCGGATCATTCAACGGGCCGAAGCCGATCTGAACGCCCCGCTGGCTGAACGAAATATCGGGCGTCTGATCGAGCGGATGAACGGATTGATTGTCGACCTGTTGGGTTTCGCCGGGGTGCTTAGCGAAAGCTTTACTCGGACCCATGCGTGGCAGTTCTTGGAACTGGGACGTCGCCTGGAACGGGCTTACCAAACCGCCGAATTATTGTCCGCGACATTGGTTCCGGTCGGCAGAGGCGAACGCGCGGTCTGTGAAGCCGTCTTGGAAACATCCGACAGTCTGATGACCTATCGTTCGCGATATCTGAATCTGGTTCGTGTGGCGCCGACCTTGGATCTGCTGGTCACCGACGAGACGAATCCCCGTTCGATTCGCTTCCAGCTTGACGAAATCTGTCGGGTTTTGGATCAATTGCCAAATAGTTCCAGTTCGGTCGGCTTGGGGCATGACGAGAAACTAGCATTGGAATTGGTACACTATCTGCGGATGGCGGATCCAAATGATTTGTCGGAAAGTGGGGATGCCGACCGACGCATTAAACTGCAGCGGTTGCTCGATCGGATGTTGGAAGTCCTGCCGGAATTGTCCAACGTGATCGCTGCAAGATATTTGATCCACACCGGCGCAACTCAGTCGCTGACCGGTGTTCTGCCGCCCATCATTTCGTAA
- a CDS encoding serine/threonine protein kinase: protein MSKSLNRLVELLIKSGTVSEGQIEGIRAELAAMGDREDSHTKDRDQVLAKQLTDSGVLTDFQACSVRDGKSDELVLDDYLILDEIGSGGMGSVYRARHTVMGREVAVKFAKNDDPDASDDERFRREVEALSRLVHPNIVSALDAGYRGANCYLVMEYVEGMDLSTHVKKNGTMSFPDALNVLVQAAEGLKFVHKNNIIHRDIKPGNILICGDRQVKLLDVGLARFGDGATVSEDDVDTKDLADQAPVTVDATTDANLTQRGQIVGTIDYMAPEQAVDSRKVSPSVDIYGLGCTFHFLVTGNPPYRERGKSTLERVIAHREKAVPLLSQRCRDVPTEFDPIFTKMLAKSPSKRYRDASELLGDLRRIQRDFSSVLSDQSPRLQSMIEARSRRRRLIQWSLVGGAAMLTIAILAGLTVHTIRRQAANLALVMETIADDLPGDVDADNPSEGKQAVVSPPKIQTVSPPLDLFGYLDTDRSIQTGTGWELTDTELLIPNSTPSLLSVPIRVLEEYRLIVTVRRVEGTGPLVMFLPVHGQSQCFILIDSQRSSESIAGIGFTSDGRLISVQRRCPPLGDQPQRISMDVRDDGIQCFFGDQSILDWRGDPSALVMGGGWTGTDEAKLVIGSNHESSFSLSEIRIETISPP from the coding sequence ATGAGCAAGTCACTGAATCGATTGGTCGAACTGTTGATCAAGTCGGGCACGGTATCCGAAGGACAGATCGAAGGCATCCGCGCCGAACTGGCTGCGATGGGGGACCGCGAAGATAGCCACACGAAGGATCGCGACCAAGTTTTGGCCAAGCAATTGACCGATTCGGGCGTGTTGACCGACTTTCAGGCTTGCAGTGTTCGCGATGGAAAATCGGATGAACTTGTCTTGGACGATTATCTGATTCTGGACGAAATTGGTTCAGGGGGAATGGGATCGGTCTATCGCGCCCGGCACACCGTGATGGGGCGGGAGGTCGCAGTTAAATTCGCAAAGAATGATGACCCCGATGCGTCGGACGACGAACGGTTCCGTCGCGAAGTGGAAGCCCTTTCGCGTTTGGTCCACCCCAACATCGTCAGCGCTCTGGATGCGGGATATCGCGGTGCCAATTGTTATTTGGTGATGGAATACGTCGAAGGAATGGACCTTTCGACCCACGTCAAAAAGAATGGAACGATGTCGTTTCCCGACGCGTTGAACGTTCTGGTGCAGGCGGCCGAGGGACTAAAGTTTGTCCACAAAAACAACATCATTCACCGCGACATCAAACCAGGAAATATTTTGATCTGCGGCGACCGGCAGGTCAAACTTTTGGACGTCGGTCTGGCTCGGTTTGGCGACGGTGCCACGGTCAGCGAAGACGACGTCGATACCAAGGACCTGGCCGACCAGGCGCCCGTCACAGTCGACGCGACCACCGACGCCAACCTGACTCAGCGTGGCCAGATTGTCGGGACGATCGACTACATGGCGCCCGAACAAGCTGTCGATTCGCGAAAGGTATCACCATCGGTGGACATCTATGGCCTTGGTTGCACATTCCACTTTCTGGTGACCGGCAATCCCCCCTATCGCGAACGTGGGAAGTCAACGCTGGAACGGGTGATTGCCCATCGCGAAAAAGCGGTCCCGTTGTTGTCCCAACGCTGTCGCGATGTGCCCACTGAATTTGACCCGATCTTCACCAAAATGCTGGCCAAAAGTCCTAGCAAACGGTATCGCGATGCGTCCGAATTGTTGGGCGATCTGCGCCGCATCCAGCGTGATTTCAGCAGTGTCCTTTCGGACCAGTCGCCGCGTCTGCAATCGATGATCGAGGCCCGTTCGCGTCGTCGTCGTTTGATTCAGTGGTCGTTGGTTGGCGGCGCAGCGATGTTGACGATTGCGATCCTGGCAGGCCTGACCGTGCACACGATCCGGCGGCAAGCTGCGAACCTGGCCCTGGTGATGGAGACGATTGCAGACGATCTGCCCGGTGACGTCGATGCAGACAATCCATCCGAAGGCAAACAGGCGGTGGTGTCGCCCCCCAAGATCCAAACGGTTTCTCCCCCGTTGGATCTGTTCGGTTATTTGGACACCGATCGTTCGATTCAAACCGGAACTGGATGGGAACTAACGGACACCGAACTGCTGATTCCGAATTCCACCCCCAGCTTGTTGTCGGTGCCGATTCGTGTCCTGGAAGAATATCGGTTGATCGTGACGGTACGTCGCGTCGAGGGCACCGGTCCGTTGGTCATGTTCTTGCCGGTCCACGGACAATCGCAGTGTTTCATCTTGATCGATTCCCAACGTTCTTCCGAATCGATTGCGGGGATCGGATTTACGTCCGATGGCAGACTGATTTCGGTTCAGCGCCGTTGTCCCCCACTTGGTGACCAGCCGCAACGAATATCGATGGATGTCCGCGATGATGGCATCCAGTGCTTCTTTGGCGATCAATCGATCTTGGATTGGCGTGGTGATCCGTCGGCGTTGGTCATGGGGGGCGGTTGGACCGGTACGGACGAGGCGAAGTTGGTCATCGGATCGAATCACGAGTCGTCGTTTTCGCTGTCTGAAATACGGATTGAGACGATTTCGCCACCTTAG
- a CDS encoding glycosyltransferase family 2 protein — MHDVTFGITTFNRPGLVRRLVESIRLRYPRVRIVVADNGNVHARLPDDVEVLRMPFDCGLSRARNALIDHLQTDYLLILEDDFLFTEETQIEPMREVLQADETIGAVGGAIRGADSRVTCYALDIEVCRRTMRVREAIHRVEVTASGIAYRLCDMVWNFALFRREMLAEHRWVDKLKIGEHCPFFYEIKLAGNWRIAACSVPRIYHVPQPRPKDYLVYRRRAAAFFEAYLRSRGIDHYKRILPYHFEDDAILMPSLIVLAVGHSGTTIVTRMLQQMGWNLGPADQEFAEHATIRDLNERYIQTGRWDGRAALAALQELPQPWVIKDPRFVSTLHRWLPVIAKLASKPTLLQLRRDRDALRASYRRRGAPGDLDFRLDQMIRDRDRQYDRWPYARLTLEYESVAAAVMTFDLNRAQQGDAAGRATRDPRTRGSAMSPSTDCQGVTHDSSSPSMFVHSESGSGYDSKGRSWGHVDSSLPFGFGIESDSYVPQASECGWPDGSQQIDGSQQTGCGTLSSDGSDGSGNAFRGAAGAPTEADIDGWEHSLRRIYPDPFQIMDAPADKQSSHPNVTPRDREAP, encoded by the coding sequence ATGCATGACGTCACGTTCGGAATCACCACCTTCAATCGTCCCGGATTGGTCCGACGGTTGGTCGAATCGATACGGCTTCGCTATCCACGGGTGCGAATTGTGGTGGCCGACAATGGCAATGTCCACGCCCGGTTGCCGGACGACGTCGAAGTTCTGCGGATGCCCTTTGACTGTGGTCTCTCCCGTGCCCGAAATGCGTTGATCGATCACCTGCAGACCGATTATCTTCTGATCCTAGAAGACGACTTTCTGTTTACCGAGGAAACGCAGATCGAACCGATGCGGGAGGTTCTTCAGGCGGATGAAACCATCGGTGCCGTGGGCGGTGCGATTCGCGGGGCCGATTCGCGAGTGACGTGTTATGCGTTGGATATCGAGGTTTGCCGTCGCACGATGCGGGTTCGCGAAGCGATTCACCGGGTCGAGGTCACGGCGTCGGGAATCGCTTACCGCCTGTGCGACATGGTTTGGAATTTTGCGTTGTTCCGCCGCGAAATGCTGGCGGAACATCGCTGGGTCGACAAGCTGAAGATTGGCGAGCACTGCCCGTTTTTTTACGAGATCAAACTTGCTGGAAATTGGCGGATCGCTGCGTGTTCGGTCCCCCGGATCTATCACGTCCCGCAACCCAGGCCCAAAGACTATCTCGTTTATCGACGACGGGCAGCGGCATTCTTCGAAGCCTACCTGCGTTCGCGTGGCATCGATCACTACAAACGCATCTTGCCCTATCACTTCGAAGACGACGCCATCTTGATGCCGTCGTTAATCGTTCTAGCGGTAGGGCATAGCGGTACTACGATCGTCACTCGCATGCTGCAACAGATGGGCTGGAATCTAGGCCCCGCGGATCAAGAGTTTGCCGAACATGCAACCATCCGCGATCTCAACGAACGGTACATCCAAACCGGACGCTGGGATGGTCGGGCCGCACTGGCGGCTCTGCAGGAACTACCGCAACCTTGGGTGATCAAGGATCCGCGATTTGTGTCGACGCTGCATCGATGGTTGCCGGTGATCGCCAAACTAGCGTCCAAGCCAACGCTGTTGCAGTTGCGCCGAGACCGCGACGCGCTGCGGGCTAGCTATCGTCGACGTGGAGCTCCCGGTGACTTGGATTTTCGCTTGGATCAGATGATTCGCGATCGTGATCGTCAGTACGATCGATGGCCCTACGCACGTCTAACCTTGGAATACGAAAGCGTGGCCGCCGCGGTCATGACGTTCGATCTGAACCGCGCCCAGCAAGGCGATGCAGCGGGAAGGGCAACGCGTGATCCCCGCACCCGCGGTTCAGCGATGTCACCTAGCACCGACTGCCAAGGCGTCACGCACGATTCATCGTCACCGTCGATGTTTGTGCATTCGGAAAGTGGGTCCGGGTACGATTCCAAGGGGCGCTCGTGGGGCCATGTTGATTCGTCCCTGCCCTTTGGTTTCGGAATTGAATCCGATTCGTACGTCCCACAGGCCAGCGAATGTGGTTGGCCCGATGGTTCCCAACAGATAGATGGTTCCCAACAGACGGGCTGTGGCACATTGTCCAGCGATGGCAGTGATGGCAGCGGAAACGCGTTTCGCGGGGCAGCGGGTGCGCCCACCGAAGCGGACATCGATGGATGGGAACATTCGCTGCGCCGAATCTATCCCGATCCGTTTCAGATCATGGACGCTCCGGCGGACAAACAGTCCAGCCATCCGAATGTCACGCCGCGCGATCGTGAGGCACCATGA